One region of Turicibacter bilis genomic DNA includes:
- a CDS encoding pentapeptide repeat-containing protein, translating to MLREKGYDEALFNHLRIDCSKCFGLCCVALFFSKCDGFPTDKVAGKPCLNLKDDFSCYIHQNLRNQGLKGCTTYDCFGAGQKVAQVNYEGVSWKENSNVAQQMYDDFLVVRQLHEMMWYLTDASTFILPKELKEKLHLLIKETEKLTEEPMIVEVDAYRLKVNTCLKEVQAYVSQKVAGNQVISGFDFIGKNLTKKSLRGANLAGSLLIAANLRHTDLSGANLIGADLRDVDIRDANLSDCLFLTQIQVNSAKGNAATKLPRWIVRPSYWEK from the coding sequence ATGTTACGTGAAAAAGGATATGATGAGGCGTTATTTAATCATTTAAGGATTGATTGTTCGAAGTGTTTTGGTCTTTGTTGTGTGGCGTTGTTTTTTTCGAAGTGCGATGGGTTTCCAACAGATAAGGTAGCAGGAAAACCCTGTTTAAATTTAAAGGATGATTTTAGTTGTTACATTCATCAAAACCTTCGTAATCAAGGGCTTAAAGGTTGTACGACGTATGACTGTTTTGGAGCAGGTCAGAAGGTGGCGCAAGTTAATTATGAAGGTGTGAGTTGGAAGGAAAATTCAAATGTTGCACAACAGATGTATGATGATTTTCTAGTCGTTAGACAGCTCCATGAGATGATGTGGTATTTAACAGATGCTTCGACGTTCATTTTACCTAAAGAATTAAAAGAAAAGTTACATCTGCTGATAAAAGAAACAGAAAAATTAACGGAGGAGCCTATGATTGTAGAGGTGGATGCTTATCGTTTGAAAGTTAATACATGTTTAAAAGAAGTACAGGCGTATGTCAGTCAAAAAGTAGCAGGAAATCAAGTCATTTCAGGATTTGATTTTATCGGAAAAAATTTAACGAAAAAATCTTTGAGAGGGGCTAATCTTGCGGGTTCACTATTAATTGCAGCTAATTTAAGACATACGGATTTATCGGGCGCTAATTTAATTGGAGCTGATTTACGTGATGTAGATATTCGTGATGCGAATTTATCAGACTGTTTATTTTTAACGCAAATTCAGGTGAATTCAGCAAAAGGAAACGCAGCAACAAAATTACCTAGATGGATTGTTCGGCCGAGTTATTGGGAAAAATAG
- the rlmH gene encoding 23S rRNA (pseudouridine(1915)-N(3))-methyltransferase RlmH, whose protein sequence is MNITIISVGKIKEKYIKLGIEEFSKRLSRYCKLTMVEVPDEKTPDNASEREMELIKDKEGKQILNKIKDNMYVIAMDLQGDMKTSEQFAKQLSQLALSGDSNVAFIIGGSLGLSDEVKKRANYKLCFSKMTFPHQLFKLILLEQVYRAYRINNNEPYHK, encoded by the coding sequence ATGAATATTACAATTATTTCAGTCGGAAAGATTAAGGAAAAGTATATTAAGCTAGGGATTGAGGAGTTTTCTAAACGTTTATCTCGTTATTGTAAGTTAACAATGGTTGAAGTTCCGGACGAAAAAACGCCTGATAATGCGTCAGAACGTGAAATGGAACTGATTAAAGATAAAGAGGGAAAACAAATTTTAAATAAAATTAAAGATAATATGTATGTGATTGCGATGGATTTACAAGGTGATATGAAGACATCTGAGCAATTTGCTAAACAGTTAAGTCAATTAGCTTTAAGTGGAGATAGTAATGTGGCTTTCATTATCGGTGGTTCACTTGGTTTATCTGACGAAGTGAAAAAACGTGCGAATTATAAATTATGTTTTTCTAAAATGACATTCCCTCATCAATTATTTAAGTTAATTTTATTAGAACAAGTCTATCGTGCCTATCGAATCAATAATAACGAACCGTATCATAAATAG
- the recF gene encoding DNA replication/repair protein RecF (All proteins in this family for which functions are known are DNA-binding proteins that assist the filamentation of RecA onto DNA for the initiation of recombination or recombinational repair.) — MFINRLSLKQFRNYQDACVEFKKNINIIIGNNAQGKTSLIESIYVLSTTKSHRTSKDSQLILFNEDFARIEADITRERDDLHLSLVISKKGKKASYNGIDQKKLSEYVGKLIVVMFAPEDLSLVKGGPQYRRRFMDMEIGQLSPTYLFHLGQYSKLLKQRNELLKQLRMNRSNDLLLDVITEQLVPHAVYVLNSRIEFLKKLESFSKKVHGEISNQLEEIGLDYINSFKNLELNEETILQKYKDLYDQDIQLGSTSLGPHRDDFSVSINGVNTHQFGSQGQQRTASLSMKLAEIELIYSVLNEYPILLLDDVLSELDDARQTQLLNTIKNKVQTFITTTNIDGIDENVIELADIFTINNAKIRIGDKNDARSIENTTV, encoded by the coding sequence TTGTTTATCAATCGATTGTCACTTAAACAGTTTAGAAATTATCAAGATGCTTGTGTAGAGTTTAAGAAGAATATCAATATCATCATCGGAAATAATGCACAAGGAAAGACGAGCTTGATTGAATCAATTTACGTGTTATCGACGACAAAGTCGCATCGAACAAGTAAAGATTCACAGCTGATTTTATTTAATGAAGACTTTGCCCGTATTGAGGCAGATATTACGCGAGAACGGGATGATTTGCATTTATCTTTAGTTATTTCTAAAAAAGGTAAGAAGGCAAGTTATAATGGAATCGATCAAAAGAAATTAAGTGAGTATGTCGGTAAGCTTATTGTGGTGATGTTTGCACCTGAGGATTTATCGCTAGTTAAAGGTGGACCACAGTATCGTCGACGCTTTATGGATATGGAGATTGGACAGTTATCCCCAACTTACTTATTTCATTTAGGACAGTATTCGAAATTGTTAAAGCAACGTAATGAGTTATTGAAACAGCTTCGTATGAATCGCTCGAATGATTTGCTTTTAGATGTCATTACAGAGCAATTAGTGCCTCATGCGGTTTATGTGCTAAATAGTCGGATTGAGTTCTTAAAGAAGCTTGAGAGTTTTTCGAAAAAAGTTCATGGTGAGATTTCAAATCAATTAGAAGAAATAGGTTTAGATTATATCAATTCATTTAAGAACCTTGAGTTAAATGAAGAAACAATTTTACAGAAATATAAAGATTTATATGATCAGGATATTCAATTAGGATCAACTAGTTTAGGCCCTCATCGAGATGACTTTAGTGTTTCAATTAATGGTGTGAATACACATCAGTTTGGCTCACAAGGTCAACAACGAACAGCTTCGTTATCGATGAAGTTAGCTGAAATCGAGTTGATTTATTCTGTTTTAAATGAGTATCCCATTTTATTGTTAGACGATGTTTTAAGTGAATTAGATGATGCACGTCAAACACAGCTATTAAATACGATAAAAAATAAAGTTCAAACCTTTATAACGACAACGAATATTGATGGAATCGATGAAAATGTCATTGAACTGGCTGATATTTTTACCATTAATAACGCGAAGATTAGGATAGGTGATAAGAATGACGCAAGAAGTATCGAAAACACAACAGTATGA
- a CDS encoding MBL fold metallo-hydrolase, with the protein MRICVLSSGSVGNATIIETEQTAILIDNGLSLKKLQELIKKSGFDENRIEHILITHEHGDHIKGVGVCTRKWKLNVCATAKTIDEMYRKNIIKPGFEQTTAVEKNVWFDLGDLSIMPFRISHDAVDPVGYMIKQGEKTLVYVTDTGYITGDILKTLGNADAYIMEANHNVEMLQMCNRPWSLKQRILDDCGHLSNEDSAYAMSQLIGEKTKHIYLAHLSQDANLPDLAEMTVRHILKEENVDLSKLNLHMTYAMHPSKVITL; encoded by the coding sequence ATGAGAATCTGTGTATTGTCGAGTGGAAGTGTCGGAAATGCAACGATTATTGAAACGGAACAGACAGCAATTTTAATTGATAATGGGTTATCGTTAAAAAAATTACAGGAATTGATTAAAAAAAGTGGATTTGATGAAAATAGAATAGAACATATTTTAATTACTCATGAGCATGGTGACCATATTAAGGGTGTAGGGGTTTGTACTCGTAAGTGGAAATTAAATGTTTGTGCAACGGCAAAAACGATTGATGAGATGTATCGTAAAAATATTATCAAACCAGGTTTTGAACAGACGACAGCGGTTGAAAAAAATGTTTGGTTCGATCTAGGGGATTTATCGATTATGCCATTTAGAATTTCTCATGATGCGGTTGATCCGGTAGGTTATATGATTAAGCAAGGTGAAAAGACGCTTGTTTATGTGACAGATACCGGATATATTACGGGTGATATTTTAAAAACATTAGGAAATGCAGATGCCTATATTATGGAGGCGAATCATAATGTAGAGATGCTTCAGATGTGTAATAGGCCATGGTCGTTAAAACAACGTATTTTAGATGATTGTGGTCATTTATCAAATGAAGATTCAGCGTATGCGATGAGTCAGTTAATTGGGGAAAAGACGAAACATATTTATTTAGCTCATTTAAGTCAGGATGCTAATTTACCTGATTTAGCAGAAATGACAGTTCGTCATATTTTAAAAGAAGAAAATGTTGATTTAAGTAAGTTAAATTTACATATGACGTATGCGATGCATCCATCGAAAGTGATTACGTTATAG
- the gltS gene encoding sodium/glutamate symporter, with protein MELNLNIYETMALVSIVFYLGRYTRNRFSILSKYCVPPAVVGGFIFALFILLLHETNLATINLDMSLQNLFMTAFFTSIGFTASFKILKQGGKQVIIFLGLAALLVTLQNTIGVILTSLFNLNPLLGLCTGSIPMIGGHGTAGSFGPMLEGMGVARATTVAVAPATFGLIMGSIIGGLVARNLIIRHQLKTVRHESSSTPPTEMGDYNEENHNLLSFKKLMNASCFLFIAMGSGSIVSDLIQKSGFTFPSYIGAMLVAATIRNFFDFRGRSIDEKEIETIGGLSLSFFLTMALMGLKLWQLLDLALPLLVMLIAQVVLVGLFAYFITYRIMGKNYEGAVFASATCGFGMGATPNAIANMEFYNIWCC; from the coding sequence ATGGAGCTTAATTTAAACATCTATGAAACGATGGCATTAGTTTCTATCGTCTTCTATCTTGGTCGATATACGAGAAATAGATTCTCAATTTTATCAAAATATTGCGTTCCACCTGCAGTTGTTGGAGGATTTATTTTTGCCTTATTCATTTTATTACTACATGAAACGAATTTAGCAACGATTAATCTAGATATGAGTTTACAAAATTTATTTATGACTGCTTTCTTTACTAGTATTGGATTCACCGCTAGCTTTAAAATTTTAAAACAAGGAGGTAAACAGGTTATAATCTTCCTTGGTCTTGCTGCATTACTAGTCACTTTACAAAATACAATCGGTGTCATACTAACTTCACTCTTCAATTTAAATCCTTTACTCGGTCTTTGTACGGGATCCATTCCTATGATTGGTGGACATGGGACAGCTGGATCATTTGGACCGATGCTTGAAGGGATGGGGGTTGCTAGAGCAACAACGGTCGCTGTCGCCCCCGCAACTTTTGGGTTAATTATGGGAAGCATTATTGGTGGATTAGTTGCCCGTAACCTAATTATTAGACATCAATTAAAAACAGTTCGTCATGAATCATCATCAACACCTCCAACAGAAATGGGAGACTATAATGAAGAGAATCATAATCTTTTATCATTTAAAAAATTAATGAATGCATCTTGTTTCTTATTTATCGCAATGGGAAGCGGTTCAATTGTCTCAGACCTGATTCAAAAATCAGGATTCACCTTCCCATCTTACATTGGTGCAATGTTAGTCGCAGCTACTATCAGAAACTTCTTTGATTTCAGAGGACGATCAATTGATGAAAAAGAAATCGAGACAATTGGTGGTCTTTCACTATCCTTTTTCTTAACGATGGCATTAATGGGACTTAAACTATGGCAACTACTCGATTTAGCTTTACCACTACTTGTGATGCTTATCGCTCAAGTTGTATTAGTTGGACTATTTGCCTACTTTATTACCTACCGTATCATGGGAAAAAATTACGAAGGAGCTGTCTTTGCCTCTGCAACCTGTGGGTTTGGAATGGGAGCCACACCAAATGCTATTGCTAATATGGAGTTCTATAATATTTGGTGTTGCTGA
- the gyrA gene encoding DNA gyrase subunit A translates to MSAYDQIKPHNIAKEMRTSFIDYAMSVIVSRALPDVRDGLKPVHRRILYSMNDLGMHSDKPYKKSARIVGDVIAKYHPHGDSSVYDAMVRMAQDFSYRYPLVDGHGNFGSIDGDGAAAMRYTEARMSKLAMEMMRDINKNTIDFQPNFDGEEQEPIVLPARFPSLLVNGTTGIAVGMATNIPPHNLSEVIDGCLAYMDNPEIDVLGLMQFIKGPDLPTGALILGTKGIRSAYETGNGSIMMRSKCEIVEGHGGKYSILVTEIPYQVNRERLIEKIAELVKEKRLDGITDLRNESNREGTRIVIELRKDVNPQVMLNNLFKLTQLQVSYGINMLALVDGQPKVLNLKEIIAAYIKHQVEVIVRRTQFDLNKAEDRAHILEGLRIALDHIDRIIAIIRGSSTDEEALNSLMSEFSLSERQGKAILEMRLRRLTGLERGKIEEEYQGLVALIADLKDILANEDRVHAIIREELLEVKHKHGDERRTEIVRGSDFDIEDEDLIPEEQVIITLTNNGYIKRQPISTYRSQNRGGRGVQGMGTHDDDYVKELLSTSTHDHLLFFTSKGKVYQKKAYTIPEYGRTAKGLPIVNIIEIAQDEYISAIIPVKEFNDEEFLFFATRSGVVKRTTLSAFGHIRTNGLIALSLREDDELIGVRKTSGNDDIIIASSGGKAVWFEETEVRPMGRTAAGVRGIFLEEGEVAVGMEMVTMNQEILVVTENGFGKRTSIQEYRKTKRGGKGVKTLTITEKNGTLVAMKAVNGDEDLLIVTNKGVIIRTPIHQISQTGRATQGVKLIRLTDDQLVSSVAVVEHEEAEETETTSTEE, encoded by the coding sequence ATGTCTGCATATGATCAAATTAAACCGCATAATATTGCTAAAGAGATGAGAACTTCATTCATCGATTATGCGATGAGTGTTATCGTATCACGTGCCTTACCAGATGTTCGTGACGGGTTAAAGCCTGTTCACCGTCGTATTTTGTATTCGATGAATGATTTAGGGATGCACAGTGATAAGCCATATAAGAAGTCTGCTCGTATCGTCGGGGACGTTATTGCCAAATATCACCCTCATGGGGATTCATCAGTTTATGATGCAATGGTACGTATGGCACAGGATTTTAGTTATCGCTATCCATTAGTAGATGGACATGGAAACTTCGGTTCAATTGACGGTGATGGAGCGGCCGCTATGCGTTATACTGAAGCAAGAATGTCTAAGCTTGCGATGGAAATGATGCGTGATATCAATAAAAATACGATTGATTTCCAACCAAACTTTGATGGTGAAGAACAAGAACCTATCGTTTTACCTGCTCGTTTTCCAAGCTTATTAGTCAACGGGACAACAGGGATTGCTGTTGGGATGGCGACTAATATTCCACCACATAACTTATCTGAAGTTATTGATGGATGTTTAGCTTATATGGATAATCCTGAAATTGATGTTTTAGGATTAATGCAATTTATTAAAGGACCAGATTTACCAACAGGTGCTTTAATTTTAGGAACAAAAGGAATCCGTTCGGCGTATGAAACGGGGAATGGATCAATCATGATGCGTTCAAAATGTGAAATTGTTGAAGGTCATGGTGGAAAATATTCAATTTTAGTCACTGAAATTCCTTATCAAGTAAACCGTGAGCGTTTAATTGAAAAAATCGCGGAATTAGTTAAGGAAAAACGTTTAGATGGAATTACAGACTTACGTAATGAGTCAAACCGTGAAGGAACACGTATTGTTATTGAATTGCGTAAAGATGTTAATCCACAAGTGATGTTAAATAATTTATTTAAATTAACTCAATTACAAGTGTCTTATGGAATTAATATGTTAGCACTTGTAGATGGACAACCTAAAGTTTTAAACTTAAAAGAAATTATTGCCGCATATATCAAACACCAAGTTGAGGTTATTGTCCGTCGTACGCAATTTGATTTAAATAAAGCAGAAGATCGTGCTCATATCTTAGAAGGGCTTCGTATTGCCTTAGATCATATTGATCGTATTATTGCGATTATCCGTGGTTCATCTACAGATGAAGAGGCATTAAATTCATTAATGTCTGAATTCTCGTTATCTGAACGCCAAGGGAAAGCTATTTTAGAGATGCGTTTACGCCGTTTAACAGGATTAGAGCGCGGTAAAATCGAAGAAGAATATCAAGGGTTAGTCGCATTAATTGCTGATTTAAAAGATATTTTAGCGAACGAAGACCGTGTTCATGCGATTATCCGTGAAGAGTTGTTAGAAGTAAAACACAAACATGGAGATGAGCGTCGTACAGAAATCGTCCGTGGATCTGACTTTGATATTGAAGATGAAGATTTAATTCCAGAAGAACAAGTCATCATTACATTAACAAATAATGGTTATATTAAGCGTCAGCCAATCTCAACATATCGTTCACAAAACCGTGGTGGACGTGGTGTGCAAGGAATGGGAACACATGATGATGATTATGTTAAGGAATTATTATCAACATCTACTCATGATCATTTATTATTCTTTACAAGTAAAGGAAAAGTTTATCAGAAGAAAGCTTATACAATTCCTGAGTACGGTCGTACAGCTAAGGGATTACCAATTGTTAATATTATTGAGATTGCCCAAGATGAGTACATTAGTGCAATCATTCCTGTTAAAGAGTTTAATGATGAAGAATTCTTATTCTTCGCGACTCGTTCAGGGGTTGTAAAACGTACCACATTATCAGCATTTGGTCATATTCGTACTAATGGTTTAATTGCTCTTTCTTTACGTGAAGATGATGAGCTAATTGGTGTAAGAAAAACATCTGGTAACGATGACATTATTATTGCATCAAGTGGTGGAAAAGCAGTTTGGTTTGAGGAAACTGAAGTTCGTCCGATGGGACGTACAGCTGCCGGAGTCCGTGGTATCTTCTTAGAAGAGGGAGAAGTAGCAGTAGGAATGGAAATGGTCACAATGAATCAGGAGATTTTAGTTGTTACAGAAAACGGGTTCGGTAAACGTACTTCAATTCAAGAATATCGTAAAACAAAACGCGGTGGAAAAGGTGTTAAAACATTAACAATTACAGAGAAAAATGGGACATTAGTAGCCATGAAGGCTGTAAATGGTGATGAAGATTTATTAATCGTGACAAATAAAGGTGTTATTATCCGTACACCAATTCATCAGATTTCTCAAACGGGACGTGCAACACAAGGGGTTAAATTAATTCGTTTAACAGATGATCAATTAGTATCAAGTGTAGCAGTTGTTGAACATGAAGAGGCTGAGGAAACTGAAACAACTTCAACAGAAGAATAG
- the gyrB gene encoding DNA topoisomerase (ATP-hydrolyzing) subunit B, whose product MTQEVSKTQQYDASNIQVLEGLEAVRKRPGMYIGSTSGRGLHHLVWEIVDNSIDEALAGYCTEINVAITEDNEIIVKDNGRGIPVDIHKQTGKSTVETVYTVLHAGGKFGGGGYKVSGGLHGVGASVVNALSEHLEVTVSRNGKKYFQQFEKGNPIDELHIIGESDSTGTEVKFKPDPTIFTETTVYDYDILRNRIRELAFLNKGLKITLEDLRSDKPQRHEFHYEGGISEYVRFLNKNKEVIHEEVIHVEGERDGISVEIAMQYNTGVAGNIYSFANNINTHEGGTHEAGFRAALTRIINSYAKKLNLLKGDDALIGEDIREGLTAIISAKHPDPQFEGQTKTKLGNSEVRRIADNIFSEGFERFLMENPQAAKIIIDKALMAARARMAAKRAREMVRRKSPLESLGFKSKLADCQSRDANISELFIVEGDSAGGSAKQGRDNKFQAILPLRGKVLNVEKARIDKVYANNEIKSMIHAIGTGVGDEFDIEKARYHKVVIMTDADVDGAHIRTLLLTFFYRYMRPLVEHGYVYIAQPPLYKVSQGKKVEYAYDEKQLEEIMSSLAATPRPNVQRYKGLGEMNAEQLWETTMDPEVRTLLQVTLEDAVEADEIFDILMGDRVEPRREFIDANAKYVKNLDY is encoded by the coding sequence ATGACGCAAGAAGTATCGAAAACACAACAGTATGATGCTAGTAATATTCAAGTATTAGAGGGTCTTGAAGCGGTTCGTAAGCGCCCTGGGATGTATATCGGTTCAACAAGTGGCCGTGGATTACACCATTTAGTTTGGGAAATTGTTGATAACTCAATCGATGAGGCATTAGCTGGATACTGTACAGAAATTAATGTTGCAATTACTGAAGATAATGAAATCATCGTTAAAGATAATGGACGTGGGATTCCAGTTGATATTCATAAACAAACTGGAAAATCAACAGTTGAGACAGTTTATACGGTTTTACATGCCGGAGGAAAATTCGGTGGTGGCGGATATAAAGTTTCTGGGGGATTACATGGTGTAGGTGCCTCTGTAGTAAATGCCTTATCTGAACACTTAGAAGTAACAGTAAGTCGTAATGGTAAAAAGTATTTCCAACAGTTTGAAAAAGGAAATCCAATTGATGAATTACACATCATTGGTGAATCTGATTCTACTGGTACTGAGGTTAAGTTTAAACCGGATCCAACTATTTTCACAGAAACGACAGTTTATGACTATGATATTTTACGCAACCGTATTCGTGAGTTAGCCTTTTTAAACAAAGGATTAAAAATTACATTAGAAGATCTTCGTTCAGATAAACCACAACGCCATGAGTTCCATTATGAAGGTGGAATTAGTGAGTATGTACGCTTCTTAAATAAGAATAAAGAAGTCATTCATGAAGAAGTGATTCATGTTGAAGGTGAGCGCGATGGAATTAGTGTTGAAATCGCGATGCAATATAATACAGGTGTAGCTGGAAATATTTATTCGTTTGCGAATAACATTAATACGCACGAGGGTGGAACGCATGAAGCGGGATTCCGTGCCGCATTAACTCGTATTATTAACAGTTATGCGAAAAAATTAAATTTATTAAAAGGTGACGATGCATTAATCGGGGAAGATATTCGTGAAGGATTAACAGCGATTATTTCTGCGAAGCATCCAGATCCACAGTTTGAGGGACAAACAAAAACGAAGTTAGGAAATAGCGAAGTTCGTCGTATTGCGGATAATATTTTCTCTGAAGGATTTGAACGTTTCTTGATGGAGAATCCACAAGCAGCTAAAATCATTATTGATAAAGCATTAATGGCGGCTCGTGCTCGTATGGCTGCAAAACGTGCGCGTGAGATGGTACGTCGTAAGTCTCCACTTGAATCATTAGGATTTAAGAGCAAGTTAGCCGATTGTCAGTCACGTGATGCGAATATTTCTGAATTATTTATCGTCGAGGGAGATTCTGCCGGAGGATCAGCAAAACAAGGTCGAGATAATAAATTCCAAGCAATTTTACCTCTTCGTGGTAAGGTTTTAAATGTTGAAAAAGCTCGTATTGATAAAGTTTATGCGAATAACGAAATTAAAAGTATGATCCATGCGATTGGAACAGGTGTTGGAGATGAATTTGATATCGAGAAAGCTCGTTATCATAAAGTGGTTATCATGACCGATGCCGATGTCGATGGAGCACATATTCGTACGTTATTATTAACATTCTTCTACCGTTATATGAGACCTTTAGTAGAGCATGGGTATGTCTATATTGCGCAACCTCCTTTATATAAAGTTTCTCAAGGAAAAAAGGTAGAATATGCTTATGATGAAAAACAATTAGAAGAGATTATGTCTAGTTTAGCAGCAACGCCTCGTCCAAATGTTCAACGTTACAAAGGGCTTGGAGAGATGAATGCTGAGCAGTTATGGGAAACAACAATGGATCCAGAAGTACGTACATTATTACAGGTTACTCTTGAGGATGCTGTTGAAGCTGATGAAATTTTTGATATTTTAATGGGTGATCGCGTAGAGCCACGTCGAGAATTTATAGATGCTAATGCTAAATACGTTAAAAACCTAGACTACTAA
- the serS gene encoding serine--tRNA ligase — translation MLDLKRVREDLQGTINRLETRGGDFSYLNKITELDEQRKNIILEVEQLKSNRNEVSKLIGQYKREKKDASELLAQMNGVGEKVKELDEQLRNIDEEIKNLLLGTPNVPCGTIAVGKDENDNVEIRKFGEPTKFDFEPKAHWDLVTDLDIIDFERAGKITGSRFAVYKGLGARLERALISFMLDLHTGDHGYTEILPPVIVNRASMTGTGQLPKFEEDAFKLVDTDYFLIPTAEVPVTNLHRDEILNAEQLPIKYTAYSPCFRAEAGSAGRDTRGIIRQHQFNKVELVKFVKPEDSYEELETLTANAEKVLQLLGLPYRVIELCTGDIGFSAAKTYDIEVWLPSYNEYKEISSCSNFEDFQARRANIKFRRDAKAKPEFVHTLNGSGLAIGRTVAAIIENYQQADGSIVIPEVLRPYMRNLEVIK, via the coding sequence ATGTTAGATTTAAAACGAGTACGTGAAGATTTACAAGGTACAATTAATCGCTTAGAAACACGTGGTGGAGATTTCAGTTATTTAAATAAAATTACTGAGTTAGATGAACAACGTAAAAACATCATTTTAGAAGTAGAGCAATTAAAATCAAATCGTAATGAAGTATCTAAATTAATCGGACAATATAAACGTGAGAAAAAAGATGCTTCTGAATTATTAGCTCAAATGAATGGTGTTGGAGAAAAAGTTAAAGAATTAGATGAACAATTACGCAACATCGATGAAGAAATCAAAAATCTTTTATTAGGTACTCCAAATGTTCCATGTGGAACAATTGCAGTTGGTAAAGATGAAAATGATAATGTTGAAATTCGTAAATTTGGAGAACCAACTAAGTTTGACTTCGAACCAAAAGCACACTGGGATTTAGTAACTGATTTAGATATTATTGATTTTGAACGTGCTGGAAAAATTACAGGAAGCCGTTTTGCTGTATATAAAGGGTTAGGAGCTCGTTTAGAGCGTGCTTTAATTAGCTTTATGTTAGATTTACATACAGGAGATCATGGCTATACTGAGATTTTACCTCCAGTTATCGTTAATCGTGCAAGTATGACAGGGACTGGACAATTACCTAAGTTTGAAGAGGATGCATTTAAATTAGTGGATACTGACTACTTCTTAATTCCAACAGCTGAGGTTCCAGTTACAAACTTACACCGTGATGAGATTTTAAACGCTGAACAATTACCAATTAAATATACAGCATATAGTCCATGTTTCCGTGCAGAAGCTGGTTCAGCTGGTCGGGATACTCGTGGTATTATCCGTCAACATCAATTCAATAAAGTTGAATTAGTTAAGTTCGTTAAACCAGAAGATTCTTATGAAGAATTAGAAACTTTAACAGCAAATGCTGAAAAAGTATTACAATTATTAGGATTACCATACCGTGTCATCGAATTATGTACAGGAGATATCGGATTCTCTGCTGCTAAAACATACGATATCGAAGTGTGGTTACCATCTTATAATGAATATAAAGAGATTTCTTCTTGTTCAAACTTTGAAGATTTCCAAGCACGTCGTGCAAATATTAAATTCCGTCGTGATGCAAAAGCTAAACCTGAATTCGTTCATACATTAAATGGTTCAGGGCTTGCAATTGGACGTACAGTAGCTGCTATTATTGAAAACTACCAACAAGCTGATGGAAGCATTGTTATTCCAGAAGTATTACGTCCATACATGCGTAATTTAGAAGTTATTAAATAA
- a CDS encoding CxxH/CxxC protein — protein MYSCLEHIEESMDRFLDEYGKLPILVEVEIEHKCEHCDQVAVYKVIEGMMVEDEDEL, from the coding sequence ATGTACAGTTGTTTAGAACATATTGAAGAGTCAATGGATCGTTTTTTAGATGAGTATGGAAAGTTACCAATTTTAGTTGAAGTAGAAATTGAACATAAATGTGAGCACTGCGATCAAGTAGCCGTTTATAAAGTGATTGAAGGTATGATGGTCGAAGATGAGGATGAGCTATAA
- a CDS encoding transposase: MREIDILNFLLDLSPELKSTYDLYQDLLFALQTKNLDRFNHLLEIEHPLISPELQTAFQTFKMYQSYIKNTLTTPYTNGPIEGINNKIKVIKRIAFGYRSFYHFKFRILMIQNLTKPKRKILAD, from the coding sequence ATGCGAGAAATTGATATCTTAAACTTTCTACTCGATCTATCTCCTGAGCTAAAATCGACTTATGATCTTTATCAAGACTTACTTTTCGCTCTTCAAACAAAAAACTTAGATCGATTCAATCACTTACTTGAAATAGAACACCCTCTTATCTCTCCTGAACTTCAAACCGCTTTTCAAACCTTTAAAATGTATCAATCTTACATTAAAAATACGCTCACAACGCCATACACCAATGGTCCGATTGAAGGAATCAATAACAAAATTAAAGTGATTAAGCGTATTGCCTTTGGCTATCGTAGTTTCTATCATTTTAAATTCCGTATTCTCATGATTCAAAACTTAACCAAACCAAAAAGAAAAATCCTAGCAGATTAG